Proteins from a single region of Geothrix sp. PMB-07:
- a CDS encoding prolyl oligopeptidase family protein, which yields MRILPMVIALGTALSAQTPLSYPVTRKADVVEDFFGTKVADPYRWLEDDNSAETKAWVEAQNKVTFGYLEQIPGRAKIQARLTKLWDFEKFSAPFKRGKRYFYSYNTGLQNQSVLFVSDDPKAKGRVLLDPNTLSQDGTVALSGISLTLDGRLMAYSVSVAGSDWQTWKVHDVATGQDLPDEIRWSKASGASWLKDGSGFFYSRYEAPKEGGALTGVNNNHQLCFHRLGTPQSADELVYQRTDQPEWYLGGSVTDDGRWLVISCGKGTNPESSLFLKDLSQPGAAVEPLLDKMDAAYGIVDNEGDLFYVSTNQGAPRNRLVAIRRGQTEPSQWKEIIPQAKGKDVLESVSLVGGRFIATWMRDAHSAVEFYDLKGRKTGDLALPALGTAGGFGGRREDTETFYTFGSFAYPGTIYRLDLKTGKSSVFREPKVAFKPADFEVKQVFYPSKDGTKIPMFLVHKKGLKLAGQNPTLLYGYGGFNVSLTPWFSVSTMVWLEMGGVYALANLRGGGEYGLEWYDAGRKEKKQNVFDDFISAAEWLIAQKVTSTPKLAINGGSNGGLLIGACLTQRPDLFGAAVPEVGVMDMLRFHKFTLGWGWKSDYGSSETKEDFETLMRYSPLHTIKPGVTYPPTLVTTGDHDDRVVPAHSHKFTATLQAAQAGPAPILTRIETSAGHGAGKPTAKQIAERADVLAFLVKHLGLKP from the coding sequence ATGAGGATCCTTCCCATGGTCATCGCCCTTGGAACCGCCCTTTCGGCCCAGACGCCCCTGAGCTACCCCGTCACCCGCAAAGCCGATGTGGTGGAAGACTTCTTCGGCACCAAGGTGGCCGATCCCTACCGCTGGCTGGAGGACGACAACAGCGCGGAGACCAAGGCCTGGGTGGAGGCCCAGAACAAGGTCACCTTCGGCTATCTGGAGCAGATTCCAGGCCGGGCCAAAATCCAGGCGAGGCTCACGAAGCTCTGGGATTTTGAAAAATTCAGCGCCCCTTTCAAGCGCGGCAAGCGCTATTTCTATTCCTACAACACCGGCCTGCAGAACCAATCCGTGCTCTTCGTCAGCGACGATCCCAAGGCCAAGGGGCGCGTGCTGCTGGATCCCAACACTTTGAGCCAGGACGGCACCGTGGCCCTCAGCGGGATCAGCCTCACGCTGGATGGCCGCCTCATGGCCTATTCCGTGTCCGTGGCGGGCTCCGACTGGCAGACCTGGAAAGTTCACGACGTGGCCACCGGCCAGGATCTGCCCGATGAAATCCGCTGGTCCAAGGCCAGCGGCGCCTCCTGGCTGAAGGATGGCAGCGGCTTCTTCTACAGCCGCTACGAGGCCCCCAAGGAGGGCGGGGCGCTGACCGGCGTGAACAACAACCACCAGCTCTGCTTCCACCGACTGGGCACGCCTCAGAGTGCGGATGAACTGGTCTACCAGAGGACTGATCAGCCTGAGTGGTACCTGGGCGGCAGTGTCACCGACGATGGCCGCTGGCTGGTGATCTCCTGCGGCAAGGGCACCAATCCGGAAAGCAGCCTCTTCCTCAAGGACCTGAGCCAGCCCGGCGCTGCTGTGGAACCCCTCCTCGACAAGATGGACGCGGCCTACGGCATCGTCGACAATGAGGGCGACCTGTTCTACGTCAGCACGAACCAGGGCGCGCCCCGCAACCGCCTGGTGGCCATCCGCCGTGGCCAGACCGAGCCTTCCCAGTGGAAGGAGATCATCCCCCAGGCCAAGGGCAAGGATGTGCTGGAGTCGGTCTCCCTGGTGGGAGGCCGCTTCATCGCCACCTGGATGCGCGATGCCCACTCCGCTGTCGAGTTCTACGATCTGAAGGGTCGGAAGACAGGCGACCTCGCCTTGCCCGCCCTGGGCACAGCAGGCGGCTTTGGCGGGCGCCGCGAGGATACGGAAACCTTCTACACCTTCGGCAGCTTCGCCTATCCGGGCACCATCTATCGCCTGGATTTGAAAACGGGGAAGAGCAGCGTCTTCCGCGAACCGAAAGTGGCTTTCAAACCCGCGGATTTCGAGGTGAAGCAGGTCTTCTACCCCAGCAAGGACGGCACGAAGATCCCCATGTTCCTTGTGCACAAGAAGGGCCTGAAGCTGGCCGGCCAGAATCCCACCTTGCTTTACGGGTACGGCGGCTTCAACGTCTCGCTGACGCCCTGGTTCTCCGTCTCCACCATGGTCTGGCTGGAGATGGGCGGCGTCTATGCCCTGGCCAATCTGCGGGGCGGCGGGGAGTACGGCCTGGAGTGGTACGACGCGGGCCGGAAGGAGAAGAAGCAGAACGTCTTCGACGATTTCATCTCGGCTGCCGAGTGGCTCATCGCGCAGAAAGTGACTTCCACCCCGAAGCTGGCCATCAACGGCGGCAGCAACGGCGGCTTGCTCATCGGCGCCTGCCTCACCCAGCGGCCCGATTTGTTTGGTGCGGCGGTGCCTGAAGTGGGTGTCATGGACATGCTGCGCTTCCACAAATTCACCCTGGGCTGGGGCTGGAAGAGTGATTACGGCAGCAGTGAAACGAAGGAGGATTTCGAGACTCTCATGAGGTATTCGCCCCTGCACACCATCAAACCCGGCGTGACGTATCCGCCCACCCTCGTCACCACGGGGGATCACGATGACCGTGTGGTGCCCGCCCACAGCCACAAGTTCACGGCCACCCTCCAGGCCGCCCAGGCGGGGCCCGCGCCCATCCTCACCCGCATCGAGACCAGCGCAGGCCATGGCGCGGGCAAGCCCACGGCCAAGCAGATCGCCGAACGGGCCGATGTGCTGGCCTTTTTGGTGAAGCACCTGGGCCTGAAACCCTGA